ACACTTTCTATTCGTTCTATTTTACGACTCTACTTTACGTAGCTGTTCTGCTTCATTCTCTGTTAACAAACCCAGTTGATCAATAAAATCCTGCGCAAATGATCCATATCCTTGATTTTTTGTTTTGTCATACGCCTTCTCGGCAGCCGCCCCATAAAAGGAGACAGCATATGCTGCAGCTTCTGCATAGTCCGATTTATTTACAGTAGAAACAAATGCAGCAACTACCCCACCAAGTAAACATCCAGTTCCAACAACTTTGGTTAACCACTCATGTCCGTTAGAAACTAAATAGAGACGTTCTCCGTCTGTAATGGTGTCAACATCTCCTGTTAAAACGGCCACACAGGAATACTGCTCTGCAACCTTTTTGGCTACGGCTTGCTTATCTCCATCTAGAGAACCATCTACTCCTTTTACCACACCACTCATGCCAACAAGAGCAGCCATTTCTCCAGCATTACCACGTACAATCGAAACATCTACTTCTTTAAGGATCTGGTGACAGATGTCCGTTCTAAAAGCAGTAGCTCCTGCTCCAACCGGGTCAAGAATGACAGGTTTTCCGGCTTTGTTTGCTGCTTTACCCGCCAAAATCATCGCTTCCGTTAATTCCACAGAAGGTGTTCCAATATTAAGCAATAGTGCACCTGCAGCCGTTGCCATATCCTGAACTTCTTCTTTGGCGTAGGCCATTACTGGTGATGAACCTATAGCCAGTAAGCCATTTGCTGTATACGTTGTGACAACCATATTAGTCATACAGTGGATAAGTGGATTCATTTCTTTTAATTGATTTAACATTAGGATATCCCCCTTGGTACTGACACATGAAGAAACCACTTATCAGATTCAGATCTAATAAGCAGCCTCTTGCTTACGCATATTTTGTTAAAAACCGATCTAATCTAGTCATTGCTTCCTGCAAATTATCCATGGAGGTTGCATAAGAACATCGAATGTAGCCTTCTCCGCCTTTTCCAAACACATGTCCTGGAACCACTGCAACACGCTCTTCAAGAAGCAGCTTTTCAGCAAATTCTTCTGAGGTAAACCCTGTGTTTCCAACAGATGGGAAGGCATAAAATGCACCTCCGGGAGAATGACACGGAAGTCCAATCTCTGCAAATGTCTTCACTACATAATTACGTCGCTGACGATAGGCATCACGCATATGCTGAAGATCTTCCATTCCGTTTTCTAAGGCTTCAATCGCACCATATTGAGCCATTGTCGGCGCACACATTAACGTGTATTGATGGATTTTTAACATAGCAGCTAATATATCAGGTGGTGCCAAAACAAATCCTAATCGCCACCCAGTCATTGCAAATGATTTGGAAAAACCTGATATTAAGATTGTTCGATCTTTCATATCACCTATTTCCGCGATACTCACATGGGGCTCATCATAAGAAAGCTCTGCATAAATTTCATCTGAAAACACGAGTAAATTATGTTCTTCCGCCAATTTAGCAATGCCTTCTAATTCTTCGCGACCAACTGTAGAGCCTGTTGGATTATTAGGAAAACAAATCATGAGTGCTTTTGTTCTTGGTGTAATCGCTTCTTTAATTAATTCAGCCGTTACTTTAAAATTATCTTCAATACCTGTTCGAATGGGCACGGGTACCCCTCCCGCCATTGAAACCAATGAACGATAGGATACAAAGGTCGGCTCAACGATAATCACTTCATCGCCTAGATTTAGAATGGCACGCATACCAATATCGATGGCTTCACTGGCTCCGACTGTCACTAATACTTCTGTATCAGGATCATAGGAAACAGAAAAACGAGTTTCCATATAATCAGCAATAGCACGTCGAAGTTCAATCACACCCGCATTTGCAGAATAGGAAGTGAACCCTCGTTCTAAGGAAGAGATACTTGCCTCTCTCACTTTCCAAGGTGTAACAAAGTCAGGTTCACCTACACCAAGTGAGATGACGTTTTCCATAGTAGACGCCAAATCAAAAAAACGACGGATGCCTGAAGGAGGTATTTCTTGTACTCGATCTGATAATCTTGATGTTCGATTCATACTGATAGAACTCATGGAGACACCACCATACGGCGATCTTTATCAGGTTCATCAAAAACAACACCATCATGCTTATATTTTTTTAATTGAAAATGTGTAGTTGTTGAAATAACTGAGTCAATCGTTGACAATTTGTCAGAAACAAATCGAGCACTCTCTGACATCGTTTTGCTTTCAATAACTACAGACAAATCATAGGCTCCTGACATGAGATACAAGGCCTGCACTTCTGGGAATCGGTAGATACGTTCTGCTACCTCATCAAAACCAACACCACGCTTAGGCGTTACTTTTACATCAATAACGGCTGTAACACCTTCTTGATCACGTACTTTGGTCCAGTCAATGACAGCTGAATAACTGAGGATCACTCGCTTCTTCTCCAACTGTTGAAGGTATTCCTTTACTTCTTCTTCTGTAACCTCTACCATTTTAGCTAAGATCGGTATCTCTACGCGACCATTTGATTCAATTATATGGAGAATTTCAATTGCTTTTTGATCCATAATGATGTCCCCTTCCTACCCAAGGATGTTATCTCTACATTTTGTATATCATAACATAGTGAACAACATTGAACGAATACTCTTTTTTACATTTTACTAAGATCCTATATCCAATATGGAGGTGCTTCACATCGAAAAAACGTCAAAATCTAAAAACAAAGTAGCTTTAATTATTATAGATATGATCAATGCGATGGATTTTGAAGACGGTGATAAACTTTTGGAACAGGCATTGCCTTGTGCAGAAAACATTGCTGATTTAAAAAGGCGTACAAAGGATGCTGGAATTCCAACGATCTATGTGAATGATAATTATGGTAGGTGGCAATCCGATTTTAAAGAAATTGTGGAGTATATAATAGAGAATGACACACGTGGTCGACAGATTACTGAGTTATTAAAACCAAGCTGAGGAGGACTATTTTGTTTTAAAGCCAAAGTTCTCTGGATTTTTTGCGACTCCTCTGCACTTGTTACTCGAACATTTAAAGGTTGAAACTGTTATTATGACAGGCGTAGCAGGAAATATGTGTGTTCATTTCACTGCGAATGATGCCTATATGCGCGACTATAAAATTTATGTTCCTGAGAATTGTACTGCCTCCAATACAACGCCTGCGAATGAGGAGGCCTTGCATTTAATACGTGACGTCCTAAAAGGCAGTATCACCCCATCATCGCAGTTGTCGTTTAAAGGAGATACGTCAAACGATATTATTGATCAAGGGTAGTGAGAGGGTATGTAGGACAAGGAGGCTCACCAACCCGCCCTGCGGGGTGCGGAGTGTATGGCCGGAGCGGGTAGCCCTACTCCATTCATTTTAAGGGACAAAAAACCGAATCCTCATTTGAGGGTTCGGTTTTTTGTTAGCTAAATCATTTTTGTCCAAGCGCCTTCACGATATCACGTGTCTAACTTTAGTAGATCTCGCGTAACGTTTCTTTATCTTGATTCAACCAGTACTTCATTAACTTCTTTGCACCTTCTAAATCATGCAATTTCGCTTGTCCGCATTGCTTTTCAGTTGCTGCTGGTACTTCTTCAATCTCAAGCGAGTACTTCATCGTTTCTTCTAAAATATCAATAATCTCGTCTACAGACGGAGTTCCGTGCATAATAAGATAAAATCCCGTTTGGCAGCCCATTGGTGATAAATCCACCACATCAAAATGGTTATAGGGTTCTGCAAAGCGGCGAATATTTAAGGCAAGCAAATGCTCCATTGTGTGAATAACATCAGGTTTCATTGCTCCTTTGTTCGGTTGAATAAAACGAATATCAAACTTACGCACTTCTCCATCTGATCCCACTTTAATCGTACCGCATGGCCGAACAAACGGTGCCTTTACAATGGTATGATCCAGTTCAAAGCTTTCCACAGTTGGCAAGCTGATCACTCCTTTGGTTGTTATTTGATTAGTATATCTAAGAAGGACTTTGTTGTCACTTGCTCTGTTTTAAAAAACTTGTTTCTTCTGTTTGTACTTCATGTTCATCTGCAAATTCTTTAAGATCTTGAATAAAATCTACTGGTTGAAAACGATGTAATTTGAGCCTAAAGCCTTTTTGCAATTGAACTAAGGCAATAGTTTGACGAGAAGACGTAATAAAGGTGATCTTGTTGATCGAATCAGCTGTGACCTTTCGCTGAATGAGTGTCATTCTCCCTAGATTGTACTTAAAGATAAGCGTATTCTCATCAATAATAAGCGTATAGTGGGAAAACATAATCATTAGAAATAAAACGGCTAAAACAATAAAAAGAATTGTAAACGGATTTACTTGATATATCGCATAGAATAAAGACATTACAAATAACAAAATCCATAGAAATTTTGGTTCCCGTGCTTTATACATTGTTGAAACTCCCCCAACATTTATTTTCTCTTCTTTTTATTATACAGGAGTTTAGCATTGGGAAAAGAAGGGGATTTAAATCAAAAGAACTCATCTACACTTACTTAATCAAAGGATGATGAATATGCGAAAAAGAGAAAGTTCCTTTTCAAAACAGCTTATTAATAAGCTAAAAACCGACCCTATTCCAGATTGGTCAGCAACGCTTGCCTATTATTTTATGCTCTCGATCTTCCCGCTCATCATTTTTTTGTTAGCGATTATTCCTTACTTTGATTTAGATAATACAGTCATTGAAGGTTTTATAGGTGATTATTTACCTGAAGAAATAGGCTCGCTTTTTTCTGAGACCATTATAGAAACGGTTAATCAACCATCGGGTGGACTGCTTTCATTTGGTATCTTGGCAACTATTTGGTCAGCTTCTAATGGTTTAAATGCACTTATGCGTGCCATTAATCGTTCGTATGACA
The nucleotide sequence above comes from Alkalicoccobacillus plakortidis. Encoded proteins:
- the thiM gene encoding hydroxyethylthiazole kinase → MLNQLKEMNPLIHCMTNMVVTTYTANGLLAIGSSPVMAYAKEEVQDMATAAGALLLNIGTPSVELTEAMILAGKAANKAGKPVILDPVGAGATAFRTDICHQILKEVDVSIVRGNAGEMAALVGMSGVVKGVDGSLDGDKQAVAKKVAEQYSCVAVLTGDVDTITDGERLYLVSNGHEWLTKVVGTGCLLGGVVAAFVSTVNKSDYAEAAAYAVSFYGAAAEKAYDKTKNQGYGSFAQDFIDQLGLLTENEAEQLRKVES
- a CDS encoding aminotransferase is translated as MSSISMNRTSRLSDRVQEIPPSGIRRFFDLASTMENVISLGVGEPDFVTPWKVREASISSLERGFTSYSANAGVIELRRAIADYMETRFSVSYDPDTEVLVTVGASEAIDIGMRAILNLGDEVIIVEPTFVSYRSLVSMAGGVPVPIRTGIEDNFKVTAELIKEAITPRTKALMICFPNNPTGSTVGREELEGIAKLAEEHNLLVFSDEIYAELSYDEPHVSIAEIGDMKDRTILISGFSKSFAMTGWRLGFVLAPPDILAAMLKIHQYTLMCAPTMAQYGAIEALENGMEDLQHMRDAYRQRRNYVVKTFAEIGLPCHSPGGAFYAFPSVGNTGFTSEEFAEKLLLEERVAVVPGHVFGKGGEGYIRCSYATSMDNLQEAMTRLDRFLTKYA
- a CDS encoding Lrp/AsnC family transcriptional regulator — encoded protein: MDQKAIEILHIIESNGRVEIPILAKMVEVTEEEVKEYLQQLEKKRVILSYSAVIDWTKVRDQEGVTAVIDVKVTPKRGVGFDEVAERIYRFPEVQALYLMSGAYDLSVVIESKTMSESARFVSDKLSTIDSVISTTTHFQLKKYKHDGVVFDEPDKDRRMVVSP
- a CDS encoding isochorismatase family protein, with product MEVLHIEKTSKSKNKVALIIIDMINAMDFEDGDKLLEQALPCAENIADLKRRTKDAGIPTIYVNDNYGRWQSDFKEIVEYIIENDTRGRQITELLKPS
- a CDS encoding cysteine hydrolase family protein; the protein is MHLLLEHLKVETVIMTGVAGNMCVHFTANDAYMRDYKIYVPENCTASNTTPANEEALHLIRDVLKGSITPSSQLSFKGDTSNDIIDQG
- a CDS encoding S-ribosylhomocysteine lyase; this translates as MPTVESFELDHTIVKAPFVRPCGTIKVGSDGEVRKFDIRFIQPNKGAMKPDVIHTMEHLLALNIRRFAEPYNHFDVVDLSPMGCQTGFYLIMHGTPSVDEIIDILEETMKYSLEIEEVPAATEKQCGQAKLHDLEGAKKLMKYWLNQDKETLREIY